From one Methanobrevibacter woesei genomic stretch:
- a CDS encoding 30S ribosomal protein S15, translating to MAKPDWVTYSNEEIEEMILKFTREGKSTSEIGIILRDTYGIPSVKEVTGERINEILKRNGQASEYPEDLMNLIRRAVNIRDHLEENPKDLHSKRGLTIIESRIRRLGSYYVSEGELPEGWRYNPQQAALLVK from the coding sequence ATGGCAAAACCAGATTGGGTAACTTACAGTAACGAAGAAATTGAAGAAATGATTTTAAAATTCACCAGAGAAGGTAAAAGTACCAGTGAAATCGGTATCATCTTAAGAGATACTTATGGTATTCCTAGTGTTAAAGAAGTAACTGGTGAAAGGATTAACGAAATTTTAAAAAGAAATGGTCAAGCAAGTGAATATCCTGAAGATTTAATGAACTTAATCAGAAGAGCAGTAAACATCAGAGACCATTTAGAAGAAAACCCTAAAGACTTACATTCTAAAAGAGGTTTAACCATCATTGAATCTAGAATCAGAAGGTTAGGTTCTTATTATGTAAGTGAAGGTGAATTACCAGAAGGTTGGAGATACAATCCACAACAAGCAGCACTCCTTGTTAAATAG
- a CDS encoding single-stranded-DNA-specific exonuclease RecJ has protein sequence MLNRASEATNMLKEHIENNDVIRLISHNDADGISAAAVIANALKEEGAQFHTTIVPRLKDDVVNQLRHEQYNLFIFSDMGSAYIRELNSFKSDVIVADHHQVSDVEADSNLVHVNPHLFEIDGSKDLSGAGSAYLTVRDLNKKHLAYFALTGAFGDMQGQDGFTGVNSFIVNDAKESGTLEIHEGLKTVSKASEPLNKSLAYTFSPALPGISGDLEGATEFLEKIGLSYGIKFSDLADEEKDVLKDELIKINPDIFGDCFTIPKEIPLLRDLEEYAYILDACGKNKKAGLGLSIAIGERERILEVALDLQRKYRNQILKGLSWIKREGAVGLNSIQYLYTEDKVLKSVMGTIASIGLSVELLDNSKPVLGLSRLHNDIKISGRTTREMVDKGVNLGKALNDSSKNFGGQGGGHDIAAGAMIPYESKDFFLKLVDEMVEYQLNNNS, from the coding sequence TTGTTAAATAGGGCTAGTGAAGCTACTAATATGCTCAAAGAGCATATTGAAAATAATGATGTTATAAGATTAATTTCTCATAACGATGCTGATGGAATTTCAGCAGCAGCAGTTATAGCTAATGCTTTGAAAGAAGAAGGAGCTCAATTTCACACTACTATTGTTCCTCGTCTTAAAGATGATGTTGTTAATCAATTAAGACATGAACAATATAACTTATTTATTTTTTCAGATATGGGTAGTGCATATATAAGAGAGCTTAATTCCTTTAAAAGTGATGTTATAGTTGCTGATCATCATCAAGTAAGTGATGTTGAAGCAGATAGTAACTTAGTGCATGTCAATCCTCATTTATTTGAAATTGATGGAAGTAAAGACTTAAGTGGTGCAGGATCAGCTTATTTAACTGTTAGGGATTTAAATAAGAAACATCTTGCTTACTTTGCTTTGACTGGTGCTTTTGGAGATATGCAAGGTCAAGATGGTTTCACTGGTGTTAACAGTTTTATTGTAAATGATGCAAAAGAAAGTGGAACACTAGAAATTCATGAAGGCCTTAAAACAGTCTCAAAAGCTTCAGAACCTTTAAACAAATCACTTGCTTATACTTTTTCTCCAGCTTTACCTGGAATTAGTGGGGACTTAGAGGGAGCTACTGAATTTTTAGAAAAAATTGGCTTATCTTATGGTATTAAATTCTCAGATTTGGCTGATGAAGAAAAAGATGTTTTAAAAGATGAATTAATTAAAATTAACCCTGATATTTTTGGTGATTGTTTTACCATTCCTAAGGAAATTCCTTTATTACGTGATTTAGAAGAATATGCTTATATTTTAGATGCTTGCGGTAAAAATAAAAAAGCAGGATTAGGTTTAAGCATAGCTATTGGAGAACGTGAAAGAATACTTGAAGTTGCTCTTGATTTACAACGTAAATATCGTAATCAAATACTTAAAGGTTTAAGTTGGATTAAAAGAGAAGGAGCTGTTGGTTTAAATAGTATTCAATATCTTTACACTGAAGATAAGGTTTTAAAATCTGTAATGGGAACAATTGCTAGTATTGGATTGTCTGTTGAACTTTTAGATAATTCAAAACCTGTTTTAGGATTATCAAGATTACATAATGATATTAAAATTTCAGGAAGAACTACAAGAGAAATGGTTGATAAGGGAGTAAACTTAGGTAAAGCTCTTAATGACAGCTCTAAGAATTTTGGTGGCCAAGGTGGAGGTCATGATATCGCTGCTGGTGCTATGATTCCTTATGAATCAAAGGATTTTTTCTTAAAGTTAGTTGATGAAATGGTTGAATATCAATTAAACAATAATTCTTAG
- a CDS encoding bifunctional N(6)-L-threonylcarbamoyladenine synthase/serine/threonine protein kinase, translating into MIILISLGIEGTAEKTGVGIVDDEGNILGMAGKQLFPEKGGIHPRIAAEHHANWIPQLIPQAVEEAGISYDDIDLISFSQGPGLGPALRIVATSARTLALSLNKPIIGVNHCIGHVEIGKLDTGAVNPVSLYVSGGNSQVIAFESGRYRIFGETLDIAIGNCLDHFGRETGLGHPGGPVIEKLAKSGSYIDLPYVVKGMDFSFSGLLSAALREHEKGTAIEDICYSLQETAFAMLVEVTERALSHTQKDEVMLCGGVSANTRLREMLNTMAVEHGAKFYMPQMKLCGDNGVMIAWLGLLMHKQFGPMDIKDTGIIQRFRTDEVDIPWIKNEKSYLKLPDDLIAKGAESNIVKSSYLGRDAVLKNRVSKNYRIPEIDNKIRKARTKLEAKLLSDVKKAGVVTPILYDVNLHDKTILMEEIKGDLVKDIINEDLAYEIGENIAKFHNLNIIHGDITSSNMMVNDKNQLVFIDFGLGRYSDLFEDKAVDLLVLKKSLQSIDYNTAIKIFDKVLEGYADEYNDDSLNREQIIKKINEIESRGRYTH; encoded by the coding sequence TTGATTATTTTGATAAGTTTAGGTATTGAAGGAACTGCTGAAAAAACAGGTGTTGGAATAGTTGATGATGAAGGAAATATATTAGGTATGGCTGGTAAACAGCTATTTCCTGAAAAAGGAGGAATTCATCCAAGAATAGCTGCTGAACATCATGCTAATTGGATTCCACAGCTAATTCCACAGGCTGTTGAAGAGGCTGGAATTTCTTATGATGATATTGATTTGATTTCTTTTTCTCAAGGGCCGGGGCTTGGGCCTGCACTTAGAATAGTTGCCACTTCTGCCCGTACTTTAGCATTGTCTTTAAATAAACCAATAATTGGTGTAAATCATTGTATTGGACATGTTGAAATTGGAAAACTAGATACTGGTGCTGTTAATCCTGTTTCTCTTTATGTTAGTGGGGGTAATAGTCAGGTAATAGCTTTTGAAAGTGGAAGGTATAGAATTTTTGGTGAAACTTTAGATATAGCTATCGGGAACTGTCTTGATCATTTTGGGCGGGAAACTGGACTTGGACATCCTGGAGGTCCTGTTATTGAAAAATTGGCCAAATCAGGTTCATATATTGATTTGCCTTATGTTGTAAAAGGTATGGACTTTTCATTTTCTGGCTTGCTTTCTGCAGCACTTAGAGAACATGAGAAAGGGACTGCAATTGAAGATATTTGTTATTCTCTTCAAGAAACTGCCTTTGCAATGCTTGTTGAGGTTACAGAGAGGGCATTGTCTCATACTCAGAAAGATGAAGTCATGTTATGTGGTGGAGTTTCAGCGAATACTCGCCTTCGTGAAATGCTTAATACAATGGCTGTGGAGCATGGAGCTAAATTTTACATGCCTCAAATGAAGTTATGTGGTGATAATGGGGTTATGATTGCATGGTTAGGTCTTTTAATGCATAAGCAGTTTGGTCCAATGGATATTAAAGACACTGGAATTATTCAACGTTTTAGAACTGATGAAGTTGATATTCCATGGATTAAAAATGAAAAATCATACTTAAAACTTCCTGATGATTTAATAGCTAAGGGTGCTGAATCTAATATAGTTAAAAGCAGCTATTTGGGTAGAGATGCAGTTTTAAAAAATAGAGTTTCTAAGAATTATCGTATTCCTGAAATTGACAATAAAATAAGAAAAGCAAGAACAAAATTGGAGGCAAAATTATTATCTGATGTTAAAAAGGCTGGTGTTGTAACTCCTATTTTATATGATGTTAATTTGCATGATAAAACAATTCTTATGGAAGAAATTAAAGGGGATTTAGTTAAAGATATTATAAATGAGGACTTAGCTTATGAAATTGGTGAAAACATTGCTAAATTCCATAATTTAAACATCATTCATGGGGATATAACTTCTTCTAATATGATGGTCAATGATAAAAATCAGCTAGTTTTCATTGATTTTGGTTTAGGAAGATATTCTGATTTATTTGAAGATAAGGCTGTTGATTTGCTTGTTCTTAAAAAATCTCTTCAAAGTATTGATTATAATACTGCTATCAAAATTTTTGATAAGGTTCTTGAAGGTTATGCAGATGAATATAATGATGATTCTTTAAATAGAGAACAAATAATTAAAAAAATTAATGAAATTGAGTCAAGAGGAAGATATACTCATTAA
- a CDS encoding Mur ligase family protein has protein sequence MNESDFDKNTTFGVIGICGANGNLIARILKDRGFNVIGTDMSSEEDCMFLKSLEGYDIEVFHGEHPIEFFKKSDYIIPPPSLPKSAKVFDIIKEEDIPILEIYDILDIFLPNKPAFGITGTNGKTTSTTLLKKIIKDSGIKPVEHNLVNMQGNAGFIPPLQARLNGDVAILEVGTFGVPGTIKRMVDAAHLSSGLITNITPDHLDELGGFMGYAKVKSEFIQSLNGKQIIVNANDPTIMGFIRDLDFNGEVITFSVDETPASVSKKECVCGEMIDLKEIISGSGYYFCKCGLTNPQTDYVATNIDLKNKTFDLHTPEGKLEVKMMLNGLHNVFNVTGVIIAAHEFFKLPFNQILESVATFSGVEGRMEKVTTIDGKDVIVDFAHNPAGVKTVLGEFKKIFGDFTTVITVSSESGKEGDLQIFNSVLELSKYVVPASASSQKIASDLINENPELKEKILLDHVDSFVKKGTLGATYEEVRDGIKTALTIDCDKIIAVGEAATKFKSCVDELR, from the coding sequence ATGAATGAGTCAGATTTTGATAAAAACACTACTTTTGGTGTAATAGGTATTTGTGGAGCTAATGGAAATTTAATAGCTAGAATTCTTAAAGACAGGGGATTTAATGTTATAGGAACTGATATGTCTTCTGAAGAGGATTGCATGTTTTTAAAATCTTTAGAAGGATATGATATTGAAGTATTCCATGGTGAACATCCTATTGAATTTTTTAAAAAATCTGATTATATTATTCCACCTCCAAGTTTACCAAAATCTGCAAAAGTTTTTGATATCATAAAAGAAGAGGATATTCCTATTTTGGAGATTTATGATATTTTAGATATATTTTTACCAAATAAACCTGCATTTGGAATTACAGGTACTAATGGTAAAACAACTTCGACAACCTTGCTTAAGAAAATAATTAAAGATTCTGGTATTAAACCTGTTGAACATAATTTGGTTAATATGCAAGGAAATGCAGGTTTTATTCCTCCTCTACAGGCTCGTTTAAATGGCGATGTAGCTATTTTGGAAGTTGGGACATTTGGTGTTCCAGGAACTATTAAAAGAATGGTGGATGCTGCACATTTATCATCTGGTTTAATTACAAACATCACTCCTGACCATTTGGATGAATTGGGAGGATTTATGGGCTATGCAAAGGTAAAGTCTGAATTTATCCAGTCTTTAAATGGCAAACAAATAATTGTTAATGCAAATGATCCTACAATTATGGGTTTTATAAGAGATTTGGACTTTAATGGTGAAGTTATAACTTTTAGTGTAGATGAAACTCCAGCTAGTGTTTCTAAAAAAGAATGTGTTTGTGGAGAAATGATTGACCTTAAAGAGATTATTTCTGGTTCAGGTTATTATTTCTGCAAATGCGGTTTAACTAATCCTCAGACTGATTATGTGGCAACTAATATTGATTTAAAAAATAAGACTTTTGATTTACATACTCCTGAAGGTAAACTTGAAGTTAAAATGATGTTAAATGGTTTGCATAATGTTTTCAATGTAACTGGAGTTATTATTGCTGCACATGAATTCTTTAAATTGCCTTTTAATCAGATTCTTGAATCAGTAGCTACTTTTTCTGGTGTTGAAGGTAGAATGGAGAAAGTTACAACCATTGATGGAAAAGATGTGATAGTTGATTTTGCACATAATCCTGCAGGTGTTAAAACTGTTTTGGGAGAATTTAAAAAGATTTTCGGAGATTTCACTACTGTAATTACTGTATCTTCAGAATCTGGAAAAGAAGGAGATTTACAAATATTTAATAGTGTTTTGGAGCTTTCAAAATATGTTGTTCCAGCATCTGCATCTTCTCAAAAAATAGCTAGTGATTTAATTAATGAAAATCCTGAACTTAAGGAAAAAATACTTTTAGATCATGTTGATTCATTTGTTAAAAAAGGCACTTTAGGAGCTACTTATGAAGAAGTTAGGGATGGTATTAAAACAGCTTTAACTATTGACTGTGATAAAATCATTGCTGTTGGTGAAGCTGCAACCAAATTTAAATCCTGTGTTGATGAGCTTAGATAA
- a CDS encoding XTP/dITP diphosphatase, with protein sequence MITFITGNKHKVIEAENIFKDYDIKLEHIDLGYCEPQGTLEEVAKSGAKYASRKLNRPVIVEDAGLFIKALKGFPGTYSSYVQDTLGNSGILKLLTNTDDRYAEFRSVIGYCTPNSEPLVFLGKVAGEIAVEEKGDLGFAFDPIFYVPEEGKTFGELTTEEKNQFSHRKNSLKKFIEWYSKENTE encoded by the coding sequence ATGATAACATTTATAACTGGGAATAAACATAAAGTAATAGAAGCAGAGAATATTTTTAAAGATTATGACATTAAATTAGAGCATATTGATTTAGGTTACTGTGAACCTCAAGGAACTCTTGAAGAGGTAGCCAAATCAGGTGCAAAATATGCTAGTCGTAAATTAAATAGACCTGTGATTGTTGAAGATGCTGGTTTATTCATAAAAGCTCTTAAAGGATTTCCAGGAACTTATTCATCATATGTTCAAGATACATTAGGAAATTCTGGAATATTAAAGCTTTTAACCAATACTGACGACCGTTATGCCGAATTCAGGTCAGTTATTGGGTACTGCACCCCCAATTCTGAGCCCTTGGTCTTTTTAGGTAAGGTCGCAGGTGAAATCGCAGTTGAAGAAAAAGGTGACTTAGGCTTTGCTTTTGATCCAATTTTTTATGTTCCTGAAGAAGGTAAAACTTTTGGAGAATTAACAACCGAGGAAAAAAACCAGTTTTCACATAGAAAAAATTCATTAAAAAAATTTATTGAATGGTATTCTAAAGAGAATACTGAATAA
- the cobT gene encoding nicotinate mononucleotide-dependent phosphoribosyltransferase CobT translates to MIDGITTYGSEDLLNEIKNKEPVFICTIGTTETSRIPGISGAGATPELTEYTPAADVELMVLGEVRCMDGIAQTVVDGVTTPTPAVLTKAAIEVADIPFVIVNAGSKIKPEIQCMNLTDDYGRDVRTGQAIKNPLEIFENARELGLKLTRMHDYLVIGESIAAGTTTALGVLKALGYDADGKVSGCMPTNPHDLKTAAVDEGLEKAGIKPGKDVDAFQAIAAVGDPIIAAVAGLVLSTDIPIILAGGTQMVAVCAAIKSIDPNFDFSRINIATTVYVVEDETADLLALAKAVDENITVHSVDPRFEDAEYAGLKNYVEGHVKEGAGAGGMMFTALIRGSSVENLRKHIEKACE, encoded by the coding sequence ATGATAGATGGAATAACCACTTATGGTTCAGAAGACTTATTAAATGAAATCAAAAACAAAGAACCAGTATTCATATGTACTATTGGAACAACTGAAACTTCAAGAATTCCAGGAATATCCGGTGCAGGAGCTACACCAGAATTAACTGAATACACACCTGCAGCAGATGTTGAATTAATGGTTTTAGGAGAAGTTCGTTGTATGGATGGAATTGCACAAACTGTAGTTGATGGTGTAACCACACCAACACCCGCAGTCCTTACAAAAGCAGCTATTGAAGTAGCAGATATCCCATTTGTGATTGTAAATGCAGGATCTAAAATAAAACCTGAAATCCAATGCATGAACTTAACTGATGACTATGGAAGAGATGTAAGAACTGGCCAAGCTATTAAAAATCCATTGGAAATATTTGAAAATGCAAGAGAACTTGGATTAAAATTAACTAGAATGCATGATTACTTAGTAATCGGTGAAAGTATAGCTGCAGGAACAACAACAGCATTAGGTGTCTTAAAAGCTCTAGGATATGATGCAGATGGAAAAGTAAGTGGATGTATGCCAACAAATCCTCATGATTTAAAAACAGCAGCTGTTGATGAAGGACTTGAAAAAGCAGGAATTAAACCTGGAAAAGATGTTGATGCATTTCAAGCAATAGCTGCAGTTGGAGACCCAATTATAGCTGCGGTTGCAGGTTTAGTTTTAAGTACAGATATTCCAATTATTTTAGCAGGTGGAACTCAAATGGTGGCTGTTTGTGCAGCTATCAAATCAATAGACCCTAATTTTGATTTTTCAAGAATAAATATAGCTACAACTGTCTATGTAGTTGAAGATGAAACAGCAGATTTACTTGCCCTAGCAAAAGCAGTTGATGAAAATATTACTGTCCATTCAGTTGATCCAAGATTTGAAGATGCAGAATATGCAGGTCTTAAAAATTATGTTGAAGGACATGTAAAAGAAGGTGCAGGAGCTGGAGGAATGATGTTTACAGCATTAATTCGTGGTAGCTCTGTTGAAAACTTAAGAAAACATATAGAAAAAGCATGTGAATAG
- a CDS encoding Mur ligase family protein, which yields MKCLVIGAGNAGRPVARLLNNQDYDVVITDPKKLSDFKTDVQSILKQMEKEGVILDLGNDDPSIEGIDCVYKAPTLPDSAPIAKKVKEANIKVISNEEFSKMVNDLIPVDIIGITGTMGKTTTTFITTSLFKQAGYKVWACSSLVNNLVSEAIIDGIVKGKAQDCDIAIFELPHGTIGLLNDLSVKIGLLTNIAEDHLSEFGGSLEKYQERKLILEKMSEIFISNNSCRDIISKVRDNAIYYELNKNSSCDFSGVAGDKSLTINYKDNSFTTPFHMMSYFFENSVAASAVALTYGIAEKDIIDALSEFRGLPAHMEDVGEYNGRKVILDSAFLYDGMKITLEYFKDENVVLFLDHFDTLSKRDKKEVGELVGQYVDVIIASGFNEVTQEVEMDAAYEVLDAIENPDATKIACENITDAAELTFKYSKPGDIILHMGPLIAYDRKTTVAKIMEGLKKGSKKYE from the coding sequence ATGAAGTGTTTAGTCATAGGTGCAGGTAATGCAGGAAGACCTGTTGCAAGATTACTTAACAATCAAGATTATGATGTTGTTATAACTGATCCGAAAAAGTTGTCTGATTTTAAAACTGATGTTCAATCTATATTGAAACAAATGGAAAAAGAAGGAGTTATTCTAGATTTGGGAAATGATGATCCTTCAATTGAGGGTATTGACTGTGTTTATAAGGCTCCAACTTTGCCGGATTCAGCACCAATAGCTAAAAAAGTTAAAGAAGCAAATATAAAAGTAATATCTAATGAAGAATTCTCTAAGATGGTTAATGATTTAATACCTGTGGATATTATTGGAATTACTGGAACTATGGGTAAAACAACCACTACTTTCATTACAACTTCTTTATTTAAACAGGCAGGTTATAAAGTATGGGCTTGTTCTTCTTTAGTTAATAACCTTGTAAGTGAAGCTATTATTGATGGTATTGTTAAAGGAAAAGCTCAGGATTGTGATATAGCTATTTTTGAACTTCCACATGGAACTATTGGTCTTTTAAATGATTTATCTGTGAAAATAGGTTTATTAACAAATATTGCTGAAGATCATTTGTCTGAATTTGGAGGTTCTCTTGAAAAATATCAGGAACGTAAATTAATCCTTGAGAAAATGAGTGAAATTTTCATTTCAAATAACTCCTGTAGAGATATAATTTCCAAAGTTAGAGATAATGCTATTTATTATGAATTAAATAAAAATTCTAGTTGTGATTTTTCAGGCGTAGCTGGTGATAAATCTTTAACTATAAATTATAAAGATAATTCATTTACTACTCCCTTCCACATGATGAGTTATTTCTTTGAAAATTCAGTTGCAGCCAGTGCAGTTGCTTTAACTTATGGAATAGCTGAAAAGGATATTATTGATGCATTATCTGAATTTAGGGGACTTCCTGCACATATGGAAGATGTCGGGGAGTACAATGGAAGAAAAGTTATCCTAGACTCTGCATTTTTATATGATGGAATGAAAATCACTTTGGAATACTTTAAAGATGAAAATGTTGTTTTATTCCTTGATCACTTTGATACGTTATCTAAAAGGGATAAAAAAGAAGTAGGGGAACTTGTAGGACAATATGTAGATGTTATTATAGCCAGTGGATTTAATGAGGTAACACAGGAAGTTGAAATGGATGCAGCCTATGAAGTTTTAGATGCTATTGAGAATCCAGATGCAACTAAAATAGCTTGTGAAAATATTACAGATGCAGCAGAGCTTACTTTCAAATATTCTAAACCTGGAGATATTATTTTACACATGGGGCCTTTAATAGCTTATGATAGGAAAACCACTGTTGCAAAGATAATGGAAGGACTTAAAAAGGGAAGTAAAAAGTATGAATGA
- a CDS encoding acyltransferase has protein sequence MYFSKRIEYLDYLKVLAILSIIAMHITAFFSDVEVMNLTMHNLSQIGRFAVPIFLMVTGILLLNRNYPNYLDFFKKRSLRITLPFLFWIFIALLVTYNINSNLFNSSSFLVTVADTLNTGILWYFWMLIGVYLAIPIINEYVVAKGMEGIKYFLIIAILDL, from the coding sequence ATGTATTTTTCTAAAAGAATCGAATATCTAGATTACCTAAAGGTACTTGCTATTTTATCAATTATAGCTATGCACATAACTGCATTTTTTAGTGATGTAGAAGTAATGAATCTAACAATGCATAACCTATCACAAATTGGTCGTTTTGCAGTACCTATCTTTCTAATGGTAACAGGCATTCTTCTTTTAAATAGAAATTATCCTAATTATTTAGATTTTTTTAAAAAAAGAAGTTTAAGGATAACATTGCCCTTTTTATTTTGGATTTTTATTGCATTACTTGTAACATATAATATAAATTCAAATCTATTTAACTCATCCTCATTTTTAGTTACAGTAGCAGATACACTTAACACTGGCATCCTCTGGTATTTTTGGATGTTAATAGGAGTTTATCTAGCAATACCTATTATCAATGAATATGTTGTTGCCAAAGGCATGGAAGGCATTAAATATTTCCTAATAATAGCAATATTGGATCTATAA
- a CDS encoding aconitase X catalytic domain-containing protein encodes MYLTREEEAMCNGEYGETIRKSMDLLVALGDIYGASELVKITSAQVSGVSYKTIGEAGLEYLEDLAKGDIGDANTISTLNPPGTDLDNWKKFGFPEDFSIKQNRIVDAYAKLGVSKTCTCTPYLVGNVPRFGDHIAWAESSAVAYVNSVIGARTNREGGPGALAASIVGKTPMYGFHFEENRKANLVVNVECELSGADFGALGYIIGQKVGGGIPYFILQNTPDNNDLKTLGAALASSGSVALYHMENVTPEYKVAEKENAEDKIAITREDIDETRTNLTTTDVTPDLICLGCPHASLEEIKKVANIVEGKKIQNKLWICTSVAVKASADRMGYTTTIENAGGNIVCDTCMVVAPIEDMGFKVIGVNSAKAANYIPSMCGLEVRYDDVENLIQFQ; translated from the coding sequence ATGTATTTAACTAGAGAAGAAGAGGCAATGTGTAATGGAGAATATGGGGAAACTATTAGAAAAAGTATGGATCTTTTAGTTGCACTTGGAGATATTTATGGAGCTAGTGAATTAGTAAAAATTACTTCTGCACAAGTTTCAGGTGTTTCTTACAAAACAATTGGTGAAGCAGGTCTTGAATATCTAGAAGATTTAGCTAAAGGTGATATTGGGGATGCTAATACTATTTCTACTTTAAACCCTCCTGGAACTGATTTAGATAACTGGAAAAAATTTGGTTTTCCAGAAGATTTCTCTATTAAACAAAATAGGATTGTAGATGCATATGCAAAGCTTGGAGTAAGTAAAACATGTACCTGTACTCCATATCTTGTTGGTAATGTTCCTAGATTTGGAGATCATATTGCATGGGCTGAATCTTCTGCAGTTGCTTATGTAAATTCTGTTATTGGAGCCCGTACTAATCGTGAAGGTGGTCCTGGAGCACTAGCTGCTTCAATTGTTGGTAAAACTCCTATGTATGGATTCCATTTTGAAGAAAATAGGAAAGCAAATTTAGTTGTTAATGTTGAATGTGAACTTAGTGGTGCTGATTTCGGTGCATTAGGTTATATTATTGGTCAGAAAGTTGGTGGAGGAATACCTTACTTCATATTACAAAACACTCCAGACAACAATGATTTAAAAACTTTAGGTGCAGCTTTGGCATCTTCTGGTTCTGTAGCATTGTATCATATGGAAAATGTCACTCCTGAGTATAAAGTGGCTGAAAAAGAAAATGCAGAGGATAAAATAGCTATTACTCGTGAAGATATTGATGAAACAAGAACTAATTTAACAACTACTGATGTAACTCCTGATTTAATTTGTTTAGGATGTCCTCATGCTTCTTTAGAGGAAATTAAGAAGGTTGCAAATATTGTTGAAGGTAAAAAGATTCAAAATAAATTATGGATTTGTACCTCTGTTGCAGTAAAGGCATCTGCTGATAGAATGGGATATACAACCACTATTGAAAATGCTGGTGGAAATATTGTTTGTGATACTTGTATGGTTGTAGCTCCAATTGAAGATATGGGTTTCAAGGTTATTGGTGTTAATTCTGCTAAAGCAGCTAATTATATTCCATCAATGTGTGGTCTTGAAGTTAGATATGATGATGTTGAAAATTTAATTCAATTTCAGTAG
- a CDS encoding zinc ribbon domain-containing protein, translating into MNEGIIGLIESKITYENKLIFGIFILIVGFLVWGYSVTNFGERWEISPVIIFIMAIPSILLIIPNESIKNSKVLAILLGLVMLAFIGSGFYGLLTLEEFSRGEAAFDALRFFILGFDENALYEMIFEQGLEHYLLVIFYPLLNLICCFMMYIETPKTENSDVVPDGGRYCSNCGAYVVEDSNFCDECGQELE; encoded by the coding sequence ATGAATGAAGGTATTATTGGCCTAATAGAATCAAAAATAACCTATGAAAATAAACTAATTTTTGGTATTTTTATTCTTATTGTTGGCTTTTTGGTTTGGGGTTATTCTGTCACTAATTTTGGTGAACGCTGGGAGATAAGTCCGGTGATTATTTTTATCATGGCTATTCCATCAATTTTATTAATCATTCCTAATGAAAGCATTAAAAATAGTAAAGTGCTGGCTATTCTTTTAGGATTAGTGATGCTCGCTTTTATTGGTAGTGGTTTTTATGGACTTTTAACTCTTGAAGAATTTTCTAGAGGCGAAGCCGCTTTTGATGCATTACGTTTTTTCATTTTAGGATTCGATGAAAATGCTTTATATGAAATGATATTTGAACAGGGTCTTGAGCATTATCTCCTGGTAATATTTTATCCATTGTTGAATTTGATATGTTGCTTTATGATGTATATTGAAACACCAAAAACAGAAAATAGTGATGTTGTTCCAGATGGAGGAAGATACTGCTCAAACTGTGGAGCTTATGTAGTTGAGGATTCAAACTTCTGTGATGAATGTGGTCAAGAACTTGAATAA